A genome region from Dolichospermum compactum NIES-806 includes the following:
- a CDS encoding photosystem I assembly protein Ycf4, with amino-acid sequence MTVSTTINKSENLLSQKVLGSRRFSNYWWASIVTMGASGFFLASISSYLKVNLLIVTDATQLIFVPQGLVMGLYGAAGLLLATYLWLVVLWDLGGGYNEFNRETGTLKIFRWGFPGKNRQIQIDGRISDVQSVKIVIKEGLNPQRALYLRVKGRRDIPLTRVGQPLSLADLETQGAELARFLGVSLEGL; translated from the coding sequence ATGACCGTATCAACAACAATTAATAAAAGCGAGAACCTCCTCTCTCAAAAGGTTCTTGGTTCACGTCGGTTTAGTAACTACTGGTGGGCAAGTATTGTAACTATGGGAGCCAGTGGTTTTTTCTTAGCTAGTATTTCTAGTTATCTCAAAGTTAATTTACTCATAGTTACTGATGCAACACAACTCATATTTGTCCCTCAAGGATTGGTGATGGGACTATATGGTGCTGCTGGCTTGCTATTAGCTACATATCTGTGGCTTGTAGTTCTATGGGATTTAGGTGGTGGTTATAATGAGTTCAATCGGGAAACGGGGACATTAAAAATCTTTCGTTGGGGTTTTCCCGGAAAAAATCGTCAAATCCAAATTGACGGCAGGATTTCAGATGTACAATCTGTCAAAATTGTGATTAAGGAAGGTCTGAATCCTCAACGCGCTTTATATCTTCGGGTCAAAGGTAGACGGGATATTCCCCTTACACGAGTAGGTCAACCGTTATCTTTGGCAGATTTGGAAACCCAAGGTGCGGAATTAGCTCGTTTTTTAGGAGTATCTTTAGAAGGACTCTAG